The Faecalibacter bovis genome includes the window TTCAGGAAATGGAAAAAGTGAAATGGTTTTCCCTAAAATATTATTTAATTTAAAAGGGCTGGAAATGAAGCTATATGTTGAATAATTATCATAAAAAGTAATCGATAATGAATCTTTAAATTTATACGCTGCGTTTAAATTTCCTAAAAAATGATCTTGTTGTTTTCCACTTGCTCCTAAAACATCAACTGAATTAAAGCCTTGATTTTTGATAATTTGCAATGCTTTTTCAAAATCCGTGAAATTTTGATCCGGAGTATGTATTATTTCAGAACTTTCGGGAAATTTTTCTGTTTGAATCGAATCAAAATCGCCTGTGATGATATCTGGTATTATTCCTAAATCTTTAAGATATTCATACGATCCATCAGTACAAAAAATCTTTTGATACTTTGTGATGATTGGAGTTTTATCTGGAACTTCTCCGTTTAGAAATAGAATCGCTTTTTTATTCACCAGGAATCCATTTAATTTCGTCGTGATTATTATCCTTTGCTATTTTACGAGCTGCTGTAAATAAATAATCAGAAAGACGATTAATGTATTTTGCTAATTCTGGTCTAATTTCTTCAACATGCGATAAACTAACGATTAATCGTTCAGCTCTTCGGCAAATACATCTAGCAACATGTGCATGAGAAGACGCTTGATTTCCACCTGGAAGAATAAAATGTGTCATTATTTCTAACTCAGCATCAATCGCATCAATCCAATTTTCCAATTGTGTAATGTCTTCCTCTTTTATCATTACTTTTAGTCGAGGTGTGCCGTTTGCTAGCATAATTTTATCAGCTGGTGTAGCTAATTCAGCACCAATATTGAATAAATCTTTCTGAATTGTAATAAATTCTTCATTAAGCTTAGCATCGATAGGATAAGATCTAATTAATCCAATGTAAGAATTTAATTCATCAACAGTTCCGTAGGTGTCAATTCTAATGTTATCCTTTGCAACTTTTGTACCTCCGTATAATGATGTAGTTCCTTTATCTCCAGTTTTCGTATAAATTTTCATGTTGTTTTTTTAATGATTTTAAAAGTAATGATTTTTATTTATTACCAATTAATAGCTTAGTTGATAATTTGAAACCAAAAGCCGTAATTAATAAAACTATTGCAGTACCAAACCATAACATTTCAAAATTATATTTCGTTGCGATCCATGTTCCAATAAATGGTGAAACTATAAAAGCCAATGCTCCAGAAAGTCCATTTATTCCCATATAAGCACCTTTATTTTTAACACCAGCTCGTAAAGCGGTAACGGTAGACAGGAAAGGTAAAACCAACATTTCGCCAATACTCATCAAGAAAATTGCCATATACATGATAATTAATGCATGTGTAAATCCAAAAATTGAATAACTGATTGCGGTAATGATAGAACCATAAAATAAAATTTCTGTAATTGTAAATTTCTT containing:
- a CDS encoding thiamine diphosphokinase; the encoded protein is MNKKAILFLNGEVPDKTPIITKYQKIFCTDGSYEYLKDLGIIPDIITGDFDSIQTEKFPESSEIIHTPDQNFTDFEKALQIIKNQGFNSVDVLGASGKQQDHFLGNLNAAYKFKDSLSITFYDNYSTYSFISSPFKLNNILGKTISLFPFPETKGIITKGLEYPINNEDLNIINRIGTRNIAVDDEIEITYQSGDLILFIMD
- a CDS encoding cob(I)yrinic acid a,c-diamide adenosyltransferase, which produces MKIYTKTGDKGTTSLYGGTKVAKDNIRIDTYGTVDELNSYIGLIRSYPIDAKLNEEFITIQKDLFNIGAELATPADKIMLANGTPRLKVMIKEEDITQLENWIDAIDAELEIMTHFILPGGNQASSHAHVARCICRRAERLIVSLSHVEEIRPELAKYINRLSDYLFTAARKIAKDNNHDEIKWIPGE